The sequence ATTCAGTTGACCAGTTCTATGAAGCAAAATTTCTCTATGGAAAAATGCTTTTTATGACATTTTGAAATATCGTTCAGAATAAATGTATCTTCTCctgtgttgttagtctcgctcgttaGCAGCATgaaacacctcatgtgaggttctcgttgctGACGATATCACACAGTGGAGAaatctccattcaagctatttcttgttctttcttgttgtctttcttgctcgcatttgctcccgagatcatatgcacttACTCTCATCCACTCTCCTCGTGTGTACCTGCTATcaactcgcgagaacgaccagccgaagacaattgtttcaggatgctttgcgatggttgcagaggaacaaaaaaatattagggaatcggactacttcggcagcggtttgcttcggctggttttgcattagactgctgtaaaaattcttaccaaagcagtccgataccctacacgttgccTCAcagtcggctgtcggtgcatatAGCAAAACCGGAAAGAaggcattttcgttttcgagcacagtttttcctagtcgagcaattttagtcgagtactcctgcTCGCTcacaggaactcgcgtactctttcacagtcgctgagtagcaatacaaaagagATTTTGTGTGTCGGTGCGCGCTTGTTGCTaatcaggggaatgcatgaagaataaagagtatctcgaaagcgtgtgtgcaaaagacttgaaaagcgtagcgtTTTCAAGCATGAAGGAGCAGgaatgttttgcttctcgctcgactTGCGAGATCTATATAATCTTGGATAATAAttcttttatttcattgaagctGGATCATAATCACAATCCTAATCAGAAATCTATTTTTGGTCTGATAAATGTTTTAACTTAAATAGGTAGTCATTCGCGTGATTCTAATCCTAGCCCGAATCTAATTTTCTACCTGATTGCTTAACCTATTTTCGATGATAGTTTGAAGCAGTTTCTGATACTAAATTAATAATTATTGCTAATTCTCAATAAGAATCCATATTCCTCTTGAACTCAAATCCATATGATATCTCACTCTGCATTCTAATCTTATATCAAAGTCAAGTTAtgataaaaatttcaattaatattaaaaCTTTAGCACGAATTCAAAGTGTCACCATAATTCCAAAGCTGTCGTAATACACTtcaaattattattaaaaaGCAATCTGCTGTAATTAAAACCACAATTGAACTTATTGCAGCGTTTTACCTTCATGCATAGTTTTTGCTTTTCTTCGAAGAGTTTCATAGAACCAACTCTGATGAAATGTGTTCTTCCATTTCAGTAAAGAAAGGCCCTTAGAACtaatgaaaaattcaaagttatTTTGCAAATAATTGATGAGCTTTAACATCATCAGAGCCAAATACTGCCGCAAGGACTATAGCTCTTGTAAATCAGTGATTTGATGGAAGTGTGAAAACGTTCGGGTTATCTCGCATACTTCCAATCAAAAATCCCAGTTCAACCGAGATATTTTGACCTAGTTGATACTGATACAGAGCCGCTTTGGTGGTGTCTAAATTCGCTAGGCTTGGTACAATTTGAGGAGTTTGTTTGAAGAATCAACGAGCCTTTTTTACTTTGCAGGCCGCCTGCATTGAAGCCTGGCTTGACTCCGGCCTGGACGCTACGAAGCTAATCATGGGCATCCCCAGCTACGGGCATACCTTCACGTTAGCTTCGACGACAAATACCGGAGTTGGCATGCGGACAACCGGTGCCGGAACGGCCGGTCCGTACACCGTGGAAGCAGGAATGCTATCGTATTTAGAAGTCTGTGAAAAGTTGAATACCGGCAGCTACACCAAAGTGTGGGATGACGTACAAAAAGTACCGTATGCGTTCTCCGGCAACCAGTGGATTTCATTCGACGATGTTACATCGGTCGCACTGAAGGTTGCCTATGCCAAGAGTAAAGGAATCGGAGGGGTGATGGTGTGGTCCCTTGAATCGGACGATGCTCGGAATGTTTGTGGTGCGGGAGCTCATCCGATCGGTACGACAATCTACAACGCAGTTTTCGGCTCCAGTGGAACCGTAACAACGACCACAGCAGCAACGACGACTACTACGAAGGCTGCTGCCACTACAACAACAACCACCACAACAGCCAAAACAACAACGACAACCCCCAGCAGCGGGACCCTTATATGTCCTTCATCCGGGTTCAAACGTGATCCGAACGACTGCAGCTCTTTCTACCAATGTTCACCGGGATCGTAAGTCACGCCATAGCATGGGTAAATATAATActcaaaaatgcattttttttttctcaaacttGTAGGGCAGTCGTGCTGACCTGGCGCATTACTTGTCAAGCCGGATTGTACTTCGATGAAAACTCCAACACCTGCAACTGGGCCTATTTAGTTAATTGCTAATCAAAACGTGTTACCATAGGCACCAAAATTAATCTCTGCTCAAATAAACCCTTGTTTTTTACGACCCAAAATTGTTGCCTCAATTCGTGAAAACTTTACCTTTCAACTTGACAGTATTTTAATCTCCGCTAATTCACTTTTCTTCAACAGACAAGGTATTCTGCTTCTACAACAGCGGTGCCCTCTACCGAACAGGAAACGGAAAGGTGGCAGTAGCTGATCTGAACCCGAGCTTGTGCACTCATATGGTCTACCAGTATATCTCCTTCACAAGCATTGGTCTCATCGAAACGCTCGATTTGAACACTGCCGAATTGGGACAATTTGTCAAGTTAAAATCTACTTCAATATCAAATCCGAAAATGCTTATCTCTTTGGGTGGTCCCTCGCAGAGCTCTAAAGCAATGTCCAAACTGTTTGTAAGTACCTCCCAGCGTGCTATTACAGCAGCGGCGGTTCTCAAATTTCTCAACCTGTACGGACTGGATGGAGTGGATCTCCACTGGCAGTGGCCCGTACTGAAGGGTGGCTATCCGGATGATCGTACCGCATTCCCAAAGCTGCTTAACGAAATGCAGAAAGTTCTCAAACCTGAGGGAAAATTGCTGACGATCTCCGTGGCACCCACTAAGGATTACTTTGCGTCCTCTTATGATGTGACCGCCATAAATCCGTACGTCGACTACATCAATGTAATGGCGTTCGATTTGCGTGCCTATTGGAATGCCCAGACTGGACACAGTGCTGCGGTTTATCGGGCTGTTGATGAGACTGGCCGAGTCGAACGGGAACTGAATATGGtgagtaaaataaaaattttcactaaagtCCAGTGCGAGTGAATGAGCGCTTTATACTTGCAGGATTTCATTATAGCGGGATGGATTGCTACCGGTATTAGTCCAGCAAAGATCATTCTGGGGGTGTCAGCAAATGGTCATAGTTTTAAACTGGCAGACTCCACGGTCAATGCCTTACGCAGTCGTACAGTAGGACCTGGACCAGCACAAAAGTATACCTTGGAAAAGGGCACCCTGAGTTATCTTGAAGCATGTGAGCTGGCCCGAGAAGGTGGCTGGACAACGGTTTGGGACACGCGCGCACTTGCGTACTATACGTACAAGGGTACCACGTGGTTGTCGTACGAAAGCCAAGCCTCACTGGAAGCGAAACTCAATCTCGCGCGGGAAAACTCCATCGGTGGCGTAGGCATGTGGAACGTGGAAGGTGATGACGTGAGAAATGTCTGCGGTGGGGGCAAGTACACCTTGCTAAGCTATATTGCAGAGGCGTTGATATCCGGGTCGGATTCTACCGTAACACCAATTGCCCCGACTGTCACTACGACCACAACTACAGCCAAAACTACAACCACAACCCAAGCCACCACAGGATACCCGGAATACTGTCCATCCAGTGGGTTCGTTCGTGATCCGTACGATTGCCAATCGTTTTATCGCTGTACTCCCGGATCAAAGTTTGTTGCTACGGGAAAAACAACCTGCGGCGTCGGAACGCTGTTCGATGCCAGGTATAATGTGTGCAATCATGCCGCATCTGTTACTTGTTAACCGTGGAAAGGTAATCATATTTAGATGTAAAATTTGCACAAGGCTTTTAAATCATTAGTTTTTAGTGAGTTTTTATATTAGTGTTAACACATTGCTTGATAACCAATATcagaatttagtttttaaaaattagaaCGGAttcgcatttaaaaaaaaaatggcagtGTGAACTAAAGTGAGGAGTCAAAGTGACGCAATTTTTagggttaaaatttgtttctttgcacttaaaaaaaatattacaagcatacaatttttttgtttttttttttcttccgtgAAGGACATGGATGAAGACAATCCTTTTTGCATTACATATTCCAAGTCGTTTTAATTGATCACTAAGAGCTTTTACTTTCTCACACACAACTTCTATTTTACCTTCCCACGCACGCACGCCACAATCCTCGAGCATTCTGAACCCTTGAATTATTTTCAATGTTACAAATACTCTATTAGGATTTCCAAGATAACGATTTCCTGTTGCTGCAAAGTAGCCTGAACTGTTCAAATACCATACAACATTAGTTTTCGTAAGCCTTGGGGGATGATGTCCAAATGACAGAAATTAACTTTGGGCATTATTttgtagggtagagcggggctagtggGTCAAATTTGGTCAAAATGTTCTGTAAATTTTTGTAGCGAATATCATTGCAAAACttattacattaaaatgttttgtTTACTTCTTCCTTCAGCCCCTCAGATGGGGTAAGCTGGTCAGGGTGTAgggtaaattgaccattttAATTCCGGATGACATTTGCGTCACAGTGGAAGTCAAACCCTTTctgttttttgtattattacGTTATATTTCCGAAATTCCCAACCATGTAAGAAGTAActcataaaaaaatcgtgttactctTTCATACCTGATGAGATATATACGTTGGAATCTCTTCGAATTTTGGGTAGCCACTAAATCAAACAAAGCAACCGATCCGATCATCGAGAAATCAGGTAAAAaagtatttattttcaatttttcttttaacttttttacagaaaaaatatattttattagaGGGCATATTTTTGCGgagagacaaaattattttctacaacgtCAATATCTTCCCAAAATATAATCTTTCAATACCTTCTaccaaatactacaaggtatagaGCCCTATGGGTTGTataaaatggtgacgtaggacttaatatatattatatgctgcggtaaacagaatacatgaaaatttcacactagtaatagttgtgaaaattctcataacacttattttcaagcatttgtagttctgaaaagaactgattccatagccttcagctcgaaatgtgtgctacagaacgctgatgatcgcaccaccaccacCGATAgcaatgaatattttgttggccgcgcataacatttgctctccgctgtgccctccagtggctgtgccagctaaatatcCCGCAGTGTaagatggtaactgttgctgccgtatgcaaaataaaagtaacatgctccgcagtgccagtaggttgactcgtatgcagctttcattactcaatgtcgcgtacctctaacagctattcTCCACTCCCTATTGTGTGaaaaactagactgaagctgaattttatacacgcagtcttttgcaTGGAGTTCAGCGCAGATTTTTGCCATGAgagcgtggccacgcagcttagagaaagacacaCGAAACAatacactttgttgagtcagaatatgtaggcagtggaatttattccgtccatgttattgttatccgtgctcgggaaacaAGGGAATagcaagggaaatgtatgggaaagcttaaCCTTGGAGTTTTTcgcttttttcaccattaagcagtaaagcaacaatgttcaacattatatcaaacaatttgtacacattttatctatgcaccgacatataaatgactaagatgcattgagtcgttcgcttgctataatcgtttgatatctgacgcaacatttgccagtttcattttcaattttacgaaATGTTATCAAGTATAGAAAACAATGACGTAGTCCTAGTCCTTCGGGAAAACGGCCATTACTTGCCAAATATTTAGTATTTTTCATTAACAAACGTGTTTTCTTGTTGTTGAAAAACTGATCTTCAGAAAGTTACTACTTTTATGTAATAGAAAAGATGCTACACACTCACAAAAAACAATCCCAAACTTTGCTTTATTTTCTTAAGCTTTTTGGTATATGACCTCTTANNNNNNNNNNNNNNNNNNNNNNNNNNNNNNNNNNNNNNNNNNNNNNNNNNNNNNNNNNNNNNNNNNNNNNNNNNNNNNNNNNNNNNNNNNNNNNNNNNNNNNNNNNNNNNNNNNNNNNNNNNNNNNNNNNNNNNNNNNNNNNNNNNNNNNNNNNNNNNNNNNNNNNNNNNNNNNNNNNNNNNNNNNNNNNNNNNNNNNNNNNNNNNNNNNNNNNNNNNNNNNNNNNNNNNNNNNNNNNNNNNNNNNNNNNNNNNNNNNNNNNNNNNNNNNNNNNNNNNNNNNNNNNNNNNNNNNNNNNNNNNNNNNNNNNNNNNNNNNNNNNNNNNNNNNNNNNNNNNNNNNNNNNNNNNNNNNNNNNNNNNNNNNNNNNNNNNNNNNNNNNNNNNNNNNNNNNNNNNNNNNNNNNNNNNNNNNNNNNNNNNNNNNNNNNNNNNNNNNNNNNNNNNNNNNNNNNNNNNNNN comes from Wyeomyia smithii strain HCP4-BCI-WySm-NY-G18 unplaced genomic scaffold, ASM2978416v1 HiC_scaffold_57, whole genome shotgun sequence and encodes:
- the LOC129733769 gene encoding acidic mammalian chitinase-like, with protein sequence MGIPSYGHTFTLASTTNTGVGMRTTGAGTAGPYTVEAGMLSYLEVCEKLNTGSYTKVWDDVQKVPYAFSGNQWISFDDVTSVALKVAYAKSKGIGGVMVWSLESDDARNVCGAGAHPIGTTIYNAVFGSSGTVTTTTAATTTTTKAAATTTTTTTTAKTTTTTPSSGTLICPSSGFKRDPNDCSSFYQCSPGSAVVLTWRITCQAGLYFDENSNTCNWAYLVNC
- the LOC129733768 gene encoding acidic mammalian chitinase-like, which encodes MVYQYISFTSIGLIETLDLNTAELGQFVKLKSTSISNPKMLISLGGPSQSSKAMSKLFVSTSQRAITAAAVLKFLNLYGLDGVDLHWQWPVLKGGYPDDRTAFPKLLNEMQKVLKPEGKLLTISVAPTKDYFASSYDVTAINPYVDYINVMAFDLRAYWNAQTGHSAAVYRAVDETGRVERELNMDFIIAGWIATGISPAKIILGVSANGHSFKLADSTVNALRSRTVGPGPAQKYTLEKGTLSYLEACELAREGGWTTVWDTRALAYYTYKGTTWLSYESQASLEAKLNLARENSIGGVGMWNVEGDDVRNVCGGGKYTLLSYIAEALISGSDSTVTPIAPTVTTTTTTAKTTTTTQATTGYPEYCPSSGFVRDPYDCQSFYRCTPGSKFVATGKTTCGVGTLFDARYNVCNHAASVTC